The stretch of DNA GCACGCATCCCGGTTCGGCCGCCGATCAGCGTCGAGTGGCTGCCGCCGATTTTCTCGGCCGGCGGCGTTTCGACGACTTCCAGGGCGCGGTTTCCGCGCCGGTCGCGGACGGCCTGGACTGGATCGTCGTCGTCGACGCGATAGAACGGATGGTGGACGTCCTCGCGGACCGCACGGATCACGATCCGTTTACCGCCTGCGTAGACCTCGTCCGGTCGTTTGCGCCGGATCTCGTCCCCGATCAGTCCCGCGAAGTTCCGGAGTTCGATAGGCTCGTTCTCGCCGTCCTCGGGCGTCGTCGTGATCGTCGTCTGCCCGAGGATCGGTTCCTGTCGGTCCTCGTCGCCGAGCATCGTCAGTGTCGCCCGCTCGCGGCCCGCCTCGAGAACGACGGCCTCCGTGTTGGCCTCCCGGCAGACGAGACAGAAGTCGCCGGGTTTCTCGAGCGGCGACGCACAGTGGCGACACTCCATACTCGCGGTTTCGTCCGCGCGTGTAAAATGGACGCGTTTTGCTCGCGGGGATCAGGCGGAGACGATCTCCTCGATGACGTTCCGGACCGGGTCGGTGTCGACGACCTCGTAGGGAGCCACGAGCGGCGAGATCGAGAGTCTGTCCTCGAGGAGTGCGTGGCGGTCCGTATCCGGCGGGTCCGGAATGTCGCGGTTGGCCATCTGCTGCCAGAGGCGGTTGGTCAGCCGGAACTGGCCGTCTTCCATGGTGGCGTCCATCTCGTAGACTTCCGTCGGCCGGGTTATTTCGACGCTCTCGATCGGTCGGTCGGGACGGGGAACGTTGACGTTGAGGTAGTCGATCCGGTCGAAGAGGCCGGTTTCGGGAGCGCCTTCGACGATCGAGGCGGTGATCTCCGCCGCTCGCTCGAAGTCCGCTGGTGAGATATCGTCGCCTTCGCCCTCGTAGCCGAGCGTGTCCATCGAGACGGCGATCGAGGGGACGTCGAGGAAGGCCGCCTCCATCGCGGCGCTGACGGTTCCCGAGCGCGAGAGGACGTACGCGCCGAGGTTCGCCCCCGCATTACAGCCCGAAACGAGTACGTCGGGTTCGGGCTCTATGGCGTTGACGCCGACGATGGCACAGTCACAGGGCGTGCCGTCGACTGCATAGCCGAGTTCGTGGTCGGTGTGGGGAACCGGGCTGGTGAACGCCTCTTCCGAGAAGTCCACCGTCAGTTCGTCTATCGTCGTATCGTCCGTGCTCGTCCGGCCGTAGGAGAGGGCACGTCCGACCGCACTCCGGTTCCGGTTGGGAGCGACGACGGTAACCGACCCGACCGCCGAGAGTGCGTCGTACAGCGCTCGGATACCCGGCGCGTCGATTCCGTCGTCGTTCGTCAGCACGATCTCCGGCGCTCGATTCATGTCCCCTCCTTCGGATTCGGGGGAGATATGCGTGTCCGTCCGCCGACGGTGAGGCCGTCCCGAACGCTCAAGACTCGCCGACCCGAACACGTGATAGATGCACCGCCGTGCGCTCCTCTCGCTCGTCCCTGCCGCGCTGATTCCGGGGGCCGGCTGTCTCGAGTATCTCGACGAGGACGAGGAGATCACCGAACCCGGCGACGTCGAAATCGTCTGGGACGACCTCGTCCGGGATAATCCGGGGACCGAGGACGAGCGGGTCGCCGTCTGGGGCGTCGTGCGGAACGTCGGCGATCGGACGCTGAGCTACATCGAAGTTCGGGCGACGTTTTTCGACGCCGAGAGCGATGAACTCGAGAGCGTCATCGAGAACGTCGACGAAGACGTGACCTCCGGCGAGGAGTGGGCCTTCGAGGTGGAGTTTCCCCACTTCGGCGAACGGGCTGCCGACGTCGAACGGTACGAACTCGAGCCGGCGACCGGCGTCTGAGGACTGTCGTCGCTGGCTGTCGGCGACGTCGGGCGGCGAATCGAGCGACCGACGGAACGATCGATCGGGTGACCACACGAGGGCAGATGACCGACCACGACGAAGGCGTCTCGACGCTGGCAAAGCAGGGGAGTATCACGTTCGTCGGGAACGTGATCAACGGGGCGCTGGGCTTTGCCATCGTCATGCTGATGACGCGGTTCGTCAGCCCCTCGGTCTACGGACTGTTCGTCCTCGCGACTTCGGTCATACTCTTCATGCAGGTGTTCGCGAACCTCGGGTTGCCGCTTGCGATCGACTACTTCGTCCCCCAGTACCTGGACGCGGACGAACGCGGGAAGGCGAAGGGCGTGATCGTCCAGGTGACGGCGACCGTCCTCGTGACCTCGTCGCTGGTGGCGTTCGCGTTAGCGATGAGTGCGACCACGGTCAGCGAGTTCTTCCAGGAGCCGGCGATGCAGATCGCGCTCCTCTTTCTGTCCGTCACAATCCCGATGCTGGCGATCTACAACGTCTTGCTCACCTCCTATTACAGCATCAAGAAGCTGCAGTACCGGGTCATCATGCGCGACCTCGTGCGCCCGATCGTTCGCTTTACCGTCACGGCTGGCCTCCTGCTGGTCGGTTACGGCCTGCTCGGGCTCATTATCGGCTACGTCGTCGGCCTCGCCGTCGCGATCACGGTCGGTGCGATCGTCTTCACGTACAAGGCCTGGGACCTGCTGACGGTCGACGTCGAACTCGTTCCGGCACGGCCGCTCGTGACTTACTCCGTCCCGCTGGCGATGACTAGCGTCGTCTTCGTGTTAATGGGTCACGTCGACTACTTCGTGCTCGGTTTCTTCCTCTCGTCCGACGACGTCGGCATCTACCGGGTCGGCTACATGCTCGGCTCCGGACTGATGATCATCTTCAACTCGCTGTCGCCGGTGTTCAAGCCGCTGATCGCCGAGAAACGAGACGACATCCAACTGGTCCAGTCCCGGTTCCGGACCATGGCCCGCTGGATCGCTGCCATTACGCTCCCGGTCGCGATCGTCCTCTCGCTTGGCTCGAGTTCGTACCTCTCGGTGCTGTACACGCCACAGTACGCCGAGGCCAGCGCCGTTGTCGTGTTGCTCGCCGGCGCGTTCCTCTTCAACGTCACCTTCGGTGGTCCCGACGGCTCCCTGCTCCAGGGGCTTGGCTACTCGCGGATGGTCTTCGCCAACACGCTGGTTCTCTTCGGCGCGAACTTCCTGCTCTCGATGGCACTCGTCCCGATCTTCGGCATCGAGGGTGCAGCGATCGGCTCCGCGACCGCCCTCTTCCTCGTGGGCACGCTCACGCTCGTCGAAATCTACTATCTCGACGGCATCCACCCCTTCACTCGAGATTTCGCAAAGATCGTCGCTGCAGGTGTCCCTGCGACAATCGCTGGCGTTCCGGTCGTCTCCCTGATCGAGACCGACATCGCCGTCGTGATCGCGCTTCCCGTCGTCGTGATCGGCGTCTACCTGCTCGCGTTGCTGGTGACCGACGCGTTCACCGAGGAAGACGCCCGCATGCTCGGGGAGTTCAGCCCGCGACTCGAGAAGTGGCTGCCGGTCAGGTAACTCTTATTCGTCGCCGGAACAGTCGAACGACCGCCAGATGCTCAGGGTCGACTCGAGGTCTTCCCGGAAGGGCTCTCCGATCCGGACCATCACCTCGACGCACTCGAAGTCGTACTCCCGGAGGTCGAGCGTCCGTTGTTGCTCTTCAGACTGGTCGCTTCGTCGCGCGTGGAGGACGTACTCGCCCGGTTCGGTCGGGATCTCTTCGAAGACCGCCTCGCCTGGGTTTTCGTTCTCCCCTTCACCGTCGGCTGCTGGCACCTCGAGCGCCCGCTCGTAGACCGACTCGTCGCCGCCGACGATCGTCGCGTGGACGACGTGGCTCTCGTCGTCGTAGTTGGCGACGGGGATGTGGCCCTCTATCCGGGTATCGACCGCCGATTCCCGACCCAGACAGCCGCCGAGTGCCAGCGGGACGCTCAGTGCGAGGGCTCGTCGGCGCGTATACGGGGACATACACACGCAGTAGCTACGACGAACGTATAGGTTTTCCTGTGATTCGTCCGCGGCCGGTTCGCTCGAGTTCCGTCAGTCGTCGACCGTCTCCCGTTCGCCGTCGGCGTGGACGTCAGGACGCTGTGTCGACTCCTCGCCGAGCGGTTCGTCGGCGTCTTCGTCGATGACGCCCTCGCGCCAGGTTCCGAGTCGGAACCACGCGACTGCGACGACGAACGAGGCGACCATGCCGAAGGAGTAGGCCCA from Natronobacterium texcoconense encodes:
- a CDS encoding DUF2103 domain-containing protein, encoding MECRHCASPLEKPGDFCLVCREANTEAVVLEAGRERATLTMLGDEDRQEPILGQTTITTTPEDGENEPIELRNFAGLIGDEIRRKRPDEVYAGGKRIVIRAVREDVHHPFYRVDDDDPVQAVRDRRGNRALEVVETPPAEKIGGSHSTLIGGRTGMRAIQTVAGHPHVKKVIPGPIDAGGKGSQSGLRAKVTRADDGGNVRMLIRNGSSVQENRIVTTARDREMGERIREDLNDVLEEAEFQ
- the surE gene encoding 5'/3'-nucleotidase SurE, yielding MNRAPEIVLTNDDGIDAPGIRALYDALSAVGSVTVVAPNRNRSAVGRALSYGRTSTDDTTIDELTVDFSEEAFTSPVPHTDHELGYAVDGTPCDCAIVGVNAIEPEPDVLVSGCNAGANLGAYVLSRSGTVSAAMEAAFLDVPSIAVSMDTLGYEGEGDDISPADFERAAEITASIVEGAPETGLFDRIDYLNVNVPRPDRPIESVEITRPTEVYEMDATMEDGQFRLTNRLWQQMANRDIPDPPDTDRHALLEDRLSISPLVAPYEVVDTDPVRNVIEEIVSA
- a CDS encoding FxLYD domain-containing protein — encoded protein: MHRRALLSLVPAALIPGAGCLEYLDEDEEITEPGDVEIVWDDLVRDNPGTEDERVAVWGVVRNVGDRTLSYIEVRATFFDAESDELESVIENVDEDVTSGEEWAFEVEFPHFGERAADVERYELEPATGV
- a CDS encoding flippase gives rise to the protein MTDHDEGVSTLAKQGSITFVGNVINGALGFAIVMLMTRFVSPSVYGLFVLATSVILFMQVFANLGLPLAIDYFVPQYLDADERGKAKGVIVQVTATVLVTSSLVAFALAMSATTVSEFFQEPAMQIALLFLSVTIPMLAIYNVLLTSYYSIKKLQYRVIMRDLVRPIVRFTVTAGLLLVGYGLLGLIIGYVVGLAVAITVGAIVFTYKAWDLLTVDVELVPARPLVTYSVPLAMTSVVFVLMGHVDYFVLGFFLSSDDVGIYRVGYMLGSGLMIIFNSLSPVFKPLIAEKRDDIQLVQSRFRTMARWIAAITLPVAIVLSLGSSSYLSVLYTPQYAEASAVVVLLAGAFLFNVTFGGPDGSLLQGLGYSRMVFANTLVLFGANFLLSMALVPIFGIEGAAIGSATALFLVGTLTLVEIYYLDGIHPFTRDFAKIVAAGVPATIAGVPVVSLIETDIAVVIALPVVVIGVYLLALLVTDAFTEEDARMLGEFSPRLEKWLPVR